CTTTGAACATAATCTGATCTCTCTCGTCGGATATACAGGCGACCTTGGATCAGAAGCTCTTTTTATCTCGTGTATGCCATGACAAGTTACACAAGTTGCAATTTCACTCTTGCCGTGAACGCTCGCCTTGAAAAGTTTGAATTGGGAAACATCAACCTTTGAATTAAATTTTTTCATCGTTTCTTCATTAGAATGACATCTCAAACAGACATCAATTATCTTATCTCCTTTGGGGACACCTATGAATCCCCTTTCTTTGCTCATAGCCACATCCATATCATCGCTTGTTCTGTCACCGCCGTGACAGTCGGCGCAAGAGATGCCCAATTTGAAATGAACATCTTCGGAATAAAGAGCTGTTGGTTTATCGCCGACAACATCTTTATGACAATTATAACAGCCATCCTTATTTTGAGCGAAAGAAATCAGACTCAAAAAGAATAAAGAAAGGAAAATTTTACGCACCATTATATCAAAATTTTTTATTTTAACTTAACACATAACCAAGTATTGTCATAGTCAACATGTAAATCAAAACGAACAAACCGATCAAATTTATCAATCTATTTCTGTATCCATTTTTCGTTTTAACATCCCAAAATGGGACAAGAAGCCAAAGTATTCCAGCCACCGTAAACATCAGGACTCCGAAAAATTCGCCTTCAAGAAAAAGGACCTTTGGGGGCAAAAGCTTTAAAGTTTGATACATAAACAGAAAATACCATTCTGGTTTTATACCAGCTGGGGCTGGGGCAAATGGATCGGCTTTTTTACCGAGTTCCCATGGGAAAAATACAGCAAGGACTGCAAGTATATTCAAAATTATGAGCCACAGCAAAAGATCGCGGAGTAAAAAGTTTGGGAAAAACGGTATGTATTTTCTCCTCTCGGGCGGTAACTTCTCCCACTCGGGGGGCTCGCTCATCCCTTGAATTTGTATAAACAAAAGATGAAAGAAAAGTATAACTGTAAAGATCCCCGGAAGGATTGCAACATGCAAGCCAAAAAATCTCGCAAGCGTTGCCCCAGTTACATCCTCACCACCGCGGATAATTTTTAACAGATCTTTCCCTATCCAAGGTATTGAACCGATAATGTCCGTTCCAACTTTTGTCGCAAAAAACGCAAGCTCATTCCATGGCAAAAGATATCCACTAAAACCGAAAGTCAAAGCAAGAACTAAAAGTAAAAACCCGGTAACCCAAGTCAATTCCCTTGGTTTTCTGTACGCCTTTGTGAAATAGACGCTAAACATATGTATGAAAACAGCCAATATCATCAAATTAGCAGACCAACTGTGAATTGAACGAATTAACCAGCCAAATTTAACTTTTGAAACTATAAATTGAACGCTCTCATAAGAGCTATCTTCACCGACACGATAATAAAGCAAAAGAAGGATGCCCGTTAAAACCTGGATTATAAAAAGAAATAAGCTGACCCCGCCGAAATAATACCAAATTGAATGCCTGTGTTGAGGAACTGACTTGTGAGACATAAACTCAATAAAACCACGGATATTATATCTTTCATCAAACCAATTAAATAATTTTTCACCCAATTTTGCCATCTCCTCACGCCTCCTTTGTTACATAGATTTCATCGCCTCTAATAATGACTCGGAACTGCTCAAGTGGTCTCGGTGGAGGTCCTGATATATTTCTTCCATTTAGGTCATACTTTCCGTTATGACATGCGCACCAGATTGCTTTCATGTCTTCCCGATATTGGACAGTACAATCAAGGTGTGTACAAACAGCTGAGAAAGCCCTAAACTCGCCATTTTCAAGCCGAAGCAAAAGCCCGGGTTTGTTGCCAAATTTAAATATAGTTCCCGTCCCCGGCTTAAAGTCATCAACCTTGCCAAGTTTTACACTTTTTATTTTTGCCTCGGGAAGTTTTGGAGGGATGATATATTTGATGACGGGATAAAGAACAGATATAAGCCAACCGATAAAACCAAAGCCAAGGAGATAGTTCAAAAAGTCACGCCTTGATTTTCTTAAACCAGGTTCCATTTCCACTCCTTTCTTCATTTTAATCAGAAACGAAAAGGGGCACATCTTTTTTATAGATGCGCCCCTTAATCAAAAGTTACTTTTCCTTCGGCAAAGGATGAGCTATCTCAGCCCACATTTTCTTAAAGTCAAAGCCCTTAAATGTGGGACTTTCTTCATTATGACATGTCTTGCAAAGCTTCTCGGCGCTACCATCAGCGACAAGCACAAGTACAAGCCCGTTCTTGATAGCCTCTTCACGGTTTTGCATGATTTTCAATGCCTTATACTCAGACCCAGGACCATGGCAAGCCTCACATTGAACACCATCTTCAATCTTGAACCTTTCAAGGAACGCCTCTTTTGGAGCCCCAAATCCAGTCACATGACATTTCAAGCACTCTGGCGCTTCATACGGTGGGACTTTAATTCCCTTCGCTTCAGCTATCTTTTTAGCTTCTTCAGTCTTGAGCGTTTCATACGCCTTTGCATGTTTACTTGATTGCCAAATCTCAAACATCTTACCTTTCTTCTCACCCTTATGACATGGTGCGCAAACCGCTACACCAACATACTTGAACTTTGGAGATTCTTGAGAGAATAGATAGGTCAAATAGATGGGAATTAAAAGGAAAGAGACAGCTAATAAGCCTTTCATCTTTTCCTCCGATATTTTTTAATTTTACAACTTTAATTTAACCGAAATAAAGCAAATTGTCAAGTTGATTTCAAACCTCAGTTGCTTGCTGTGCTAGAGATTAGTTCCCTTTTTATCTCGTTCAAAACATCAACGACAAGTGAATA
This is a stretch of genomic DNA from Candidatus Thermokryptus mobilis. It encodes these proteins:
- a CDS encoding cytochrome b, which translates into the protein MAKLGEKLFNWFDERYNIRGFIEFMSHKSVPQHRHSIWYYFGGVSLFLFIIQVLTGILLLLYYRVGEDSSYESVQFIVSKVKFGWLIRSIHSWSANLMILAVFIHMFSVYFTKAYRKPRELTWVTGFLLLVLALTFGFSGYLLPWNELAFFATKVGTDIIGSIPWIGKDLLKIIRGGEDVTGATLARFFGLHVAILPGIFTVILFFHLLFIQIQGMSEPPEWEKLPPERRKYIPFFPNFLLRDLLLWLIILNILAVLAVFFPWELGKKADPFAPAPAGIKPEWYFLFMYQTLKLLPPKVLFLEGEFFGVLMFTVAGILWLLVPFWDVKTKNGYRNRLINLIGLFVLIYMLTMTILGYVLS
- a CDS encoding QcrA and Rieske domain-containing protein; the protein is MKKGVEMEPGLRKSRRDFLNYLLGFGFIGWLISVLYPVIKYIIPPKLPEAKIKSVKLGKVDDFKPGTGTIFKFGNKPGLLLRLENGEFRAFSAVCTHLDCTVQYREDMKAIWCACHNGKYDLNGRNISGPPPRPLEQFRVIIRGDEIYVTKEA
- a CDS encoding cytochrome c family protein, with the translated sequence MKGLLAVSFLLIPIYLTYLFSQESPKFKYVGVAVCAPCHKGEKKGKMFEIWQSSKHAKAYETLKTEEAKKIAEAKGIKVPPYEAPECLKCHVTGFGAPKEAFLERFKIEDGVQCEACHGPGSEYKALKIMQNREEAIKNGLVLVLVADGSAEKLCKTCHNEESPTFKGFDFKKMWAEIAHPLPKEK